The DNA segment ATAAAACTCGAATCTGGTCTACATGTGTACCGAACCAGACCATGAGCCACAATATAGCCCGAGCTCACAAACAAATCATACCTGCACCAGACCTTAACACCACCAGTGCCGTCGCTATCTCTTTCCGTCGATTGTCATCGGACTGACAACTCCGCCGTCAGTCACCGTTGTCGTCGCGTGGCCCCATCATTTATGGTGGTCGGCCTTCTTCCACctccgatctctctctctctcttgtccATAACTGTGCGGGTGTGAGAAATCTCAAGGAACTAGAGACTGAGTTGTAGGTGTATGATGAAGTGGGTGGTTGCCGGTGACTGAGAGGATGACCGGAGTGCCTTTCGCCGGTAAACCGCATCAAAGAGAGAGGCAGGGGGTGTGGGTGTCGTGTGCGTCACGTCGGAGAATGGCAGTCGCCGACAGCCGGCTAGTAATCGGCTCCGATCGCCGATGACCAGACAAGTTAGAAGAGGGGGAAGGTCTGGTGTGCGTGTTTTAGTCTTAGGGTTTCTAAAATGAGGATGTGAGTATAAGGGGCTTTTATACCTAGGTTTTTATCAAGTGGGTTGGGCCCAGGGCCCGTTAGCGCGTTTTAAGCGGCCCAATAAAAATCCAAATCCTGTTTTTGGACCCGATGATCGTATAATGCCATAAAATATAATCATAGATACGAAACGCCTAAAATTGACATCCGACGTCGATATTTGACGCGTATTTCTTGTTGGTTGTTAAAATGCGTAAGGTGACTCGTTCGTCATTTCTTGTCCGGTTTTCAATGCGGTTTCAACTGCAAACATTAAAATTCGAAAACGAAACTAAATATATCGTGATACTTCAGTTTTAAAGGCACTACACGAGCCCGATGTGTCTGTTTTATTGTCGATGCGTTCCTGCTATTGCGCTTTTCGTTCTCATTTGCGTCGTGTGTCGTTCGAAAGCATGAATATTTCACAAAACCAAATTCATCTAGATAAAATTTATGTACAAGGTTCGTATTTgttggcgttgtcagtattttgtacggtgcCAGTTCGTTATCGTGTATCGTTATGCAGTTTTTCTGAAAATCGCCATACGCGCACTGTAACGTCAGgtaagcgttcctaggcattccaatagcctaattaagttaatttgtgtCTTAAACACTACTTATTATCGACTTAAAAGTTTGTTActcgcgtaattagaagccgttaattaccggttgtcacatgcAAAAGGGGGCATAAACGGAAGGGCTGCTGACATAGGTGGCATGTGATCGTGCTGCTGTGTAGAAggtccttcccctggacggggaggAGGAATGTCCTGTAGAAAAGTGATGGGTAAATCCATGCGGTGGACGTCAAATACGTGCGGGTGAAATTGTGGAACATCAAGAGGTGCAAAAACAGGTGCAGCAGGGGGAGTGACTGGTATAACAAAAGGAGGATAATCGTCGTCCTCAatccacccgttacgggtgtcAGCATATCTAGGATCCACATGGGtggcaaaaggtgcacggtcaacAAACACAGGGGCCGGATCGGGCAGTGGTGCAACAACAACGGGGATATCAACGACTGGAGGTGCAATAACTGGTGCATCAACAACTGGTGGTGCAACGACTGGTATATCAACAACTGGTGGTGCAACGACTGAAGCATCAACAGGAATAGGGTCGTGCACAGGTAAAGGGTCATGAGCCAGAACGGGCTCTGGTGCAACCAAAGGCTCTAGGTTGGCTAAAGTAGGCTCATGATCAGCGAGCATGTCAAAAAGCTGATCATCAGGATGAACAGGGGCCTCAACAGGTGGCTCATCAGGAATAAACTCAACCTCTTGGTCTGAATCGAAATCGTGCGCGAAGTCAAGGATGAACCCAAAACCCAGCTACGGAACGGGCGCCTCAGACATAGCAGTATCAGAATCAGTGTCTGTGGGGTATCGCTGTAACCCCAGCGCATGGAGAGTAGAAGATGACACTGACTCAAAAGAGTCTGGACCAGAAGAATCAGAAGGAACCTCTATAACAGGAACCTCAACAACAGGGACAACAAGATCGTCAACCGGAATATCAGCAAGTGGAATATCGTCATCCATTGGGGCCCCGCCATCCTGGTCACCCTCTGGGGGACCCTCGATGAATAGATCGATGTTGTCATCAGATAACGCGTCAAGTGGCAGATCCTCAACAGGAACTATAGCGAGAGGGAGAGGAGCAGGGATCTATGTAAGAAGTAGATCCCCAGCAAGAATACCATCAGCTAAAGGCATGTCGTCTCCAAAGTCCGGTAGAGCGAAAGGCTGAAAATCATCCTCGTCGGTACTCGTGGTGTCTGATgtataaacctccgggtccgtgGCTATCTCATCATCCGAGGTAACAACCATAGGGTCTATCGTGTCGGATACTCCACTATCAGAAGAAGATggcatggtgtctgtaacacaaccacacgtttgcacatatatcaacatgtaatcaaataagcatgcaAGTCAcaacaatgtaagcaagtaatcatcctagtcttcctcAGACCatcccacccagtctctcagactaaattccctagtctctcagactaactccctggtcccttagaccaactccctggtctctaagaccaaatccctggtctctaagaccaaatccgtggtctctaagaccaaatccccggtctctaagaccaactccctggcctctaagaccaacttccccagtctctaagactaaatttccctcagtctctaagactgatcccCCCTCAGCCTCAAAGACTGATCCctctcagtctctaagactgatcctccctcagtctctaagactaaactccctcagtctctaagactgaaatataaatataaattttgaaatgtttgtttgtgccttttatttgtaaaaatgtttgttccctggatctggacatttagtgtatgcaatgtaaaatgtttgaaaatgttttcgtgagagccctgatgatcatagtctagactcgagaaagaatcctagttcgctatgatcgaggctctgataccaagctgtcacaccctgacttttgcggaagcgtgcttatttggtgtgacttcttaataccatagcaacaatcataacaatgctgtATGATAAAAACACAAGATGTTCCTCCATTAatatagtttagaaaataccataacatgcttgtctTGAAACATcaacccaaaataagttacaaaccataacttGTTTAAAACTTGTTCATAAGATTtaacaaaagactttaaataaaacaAGGTTTAgagacatgtaacccgtccaggaatagGTTACACCTCTCAAACCCTACaaccctggatgacatctttattcaaacGCAACTTGAAACACACGCATATCCTTCCAGATCCATTAGtgtcctgaaatacatgtagtttgaaaaatcaacaaaagttgagcgagttcatgtgtatgtgagtatgtataaacctttaaagtatgtccgtatgtatgaaagtccctggtatgtagcaattaaggaaaaagagatcaccaatggattgcaaagccactggtatgtgtgaaaaggtgcaggaagactcaaacctagcaaatttgtaccgggcctccggctggaagatatagtcaccactatgggccaccctggtccccatgggtgtgggctcgctacacccaaatagaccTATGACTCATGTCCCTCGttcctacaacgaggattgatggccttaggTGTCGtacccacccttcacatgatctagtagtaaacccttcttaagctaatcataccatgtaataaacgtttgtaataattgtaacatgtatttcacccccgaagtataaaactgaaaacagttaaaagaaaagggggacatgaactcacagtagtgcgtctcgTACCGGCAACTCAAGCTCTGTctgctacacgacaacctacaacgtactaatgtctattagaggaacgggccgtgccttggttTAGAGTTTAATGTTTTTGGGTTGCGTTTCTTATGTCTccgaatattattccaagttataattatttgttaaaataataattattttaactttaaattatatttagttttggaataattgccTAATCAATATTTCgcattaatacttctcaagtattttaattTCCATATTTCTTTcacaaggatgggggtatttatacatgtatattgtAGCTCcgaaatattatatttttaagtctcacttaaaatataagTAACTTATTTGTCCAAAAATAAcgtattccaaaatatatatgtatttcccccaaaataatatattttcacttctttagtttccaaaataatattttccaaaaatatatgtgtaagagtatttttctggaatattttataagttacgttattgcgttcggtttcacaatatcaagcgtgtaacttaaatatttattccgtAAGATTtctggtattattttggagttgtaaatgtcatggtaattgtaagttatattattttaccctaaaataatataactattccacaaaataaacaaatattcacacaatcGTCttgatataaaatatatatattctaaatatatatttatccattttacttgtaaaaatcaacctccgatactttgtatttttgtaacaaaacctatggcgaagtttattttgaaaaacaaagttaaaacatatttgtaaacacttgttagaaaaatattttctaagtgttcgaattttttgaaaatttcgccatagtttcctttgtaaatggaggtgtccatgctatttagcatttCGTTTTCTTTTCAAAAGTCATTCAAATCAATCAACAACCATACCCTAAACAATATTACACTTACCATATGCAAAACTATTCTATTTATAacacaacatgaacttgatgttttgtaaaaaaaaacgcgtagtaactttgTGTGGtatttagtgggtttagttaccctccaaagtgtgtacttttgttaaaatctcattctcgggatttttagatgttcaaacttgtgaacatattttacaaaaatatttatttacaacattttcaTGTGTCACTAGCATCCATATACTTATTTCTTTCCAAAAATAGTGTAAGaatcatgatctttcaaaaaccGTCTTTTAAACTTGGTTTGTTTAGAAAAATCATTCACAAGCCTTGGGTTTACAAATTTACTAGTTCACTAGGTTTATTACTTTgtaagaaaaatcatttttactttcAAATTCATGTTAGTCTAGAAGATGATTATTCCATGAAAGCACATAATCATCTCTAActtgttaaaccatgtttttaatcatacttTAACAAGTTTCATATGATGATCCCATCATATTACTAGTAATCAACAAGTAATCATCCACATATTCAAAATAACCACATTCTTGCAATATTTCATTATGTTTCATCTTTTGTAAGCTTATGTTTCATGATTTATGTTTATGCTCTTTTGGTGTTCTTATGATCTCGTCATAATATATCTATTAACCATAAAAAATGTGAAGTAACAAGAGTGTAAAGATGTAACGCCTCACTTTTTTTAAACTTACCTTAATTAGAAAGAACGTGTACATtcctattttttttttgaaaactgaAACCTGTAGTATCGTATTCGTAATTCGAGCCCGCTATCTCTATAGAATAACATGTTGGTgctatatattataaaaaaaagaaactacataatataatatttagggaaTGAATTCTATAAAAGATGATGGCTAGTTAAGATTTTTGAAAACTTATCTAGAGCTAAAAATGACAAATCCAAAGGAACTTACAACTTCCACTACAAAAGGGTACAAAACATACCAACGTTCTTGTTTTAGCTAGTCATTTTTAATATGTTGTACAAATTATAATATGTCTTATTTACATAAAAAAAAGAGGGAATGTAAAGACCAAAGTGGACATCAAATGAAACCGTGTAGTTGGTCACGGCCAGCAAAGTGGCGCACCAAACAGGCTGCTCCACAGCCATTGGAccattttttttgtgtttctaTCTCCCAACCAACCTCATAATAACTACACTTTAAACTTAACCCTAACTCCTTTTATTATCAGCCGCTATCTTTATCATCCCCTTCTAAACTCTTGTCTACACATTATACACAATTACAAAACACAGAGAAGTCTCATT comes from the Helianthus annuus cultivar XRQ/B chromosome 4, HanXRQr2.0-SUNRISE, whole genome shotgun sequence genome and includes:
- the LOC110933289 gene encoding proline-rich extensin-like protein EPR1, yielding MLADHEPTLANLEPLVAPEPVLAHDPLPVHDPIPVDASVVAPPVVDIPVVAPPVVDAPVIAPPVVDIPVVVAPLPDPAPVFVDRAPFATHVDPRYADTRNGWIEDDDYPPFVIPVTPPAAPVFAPLDVPQFHPHVFDVHRMDLPITFLQDIPPPRPGEGPSTQQHDHMPPMSAALPFMPPFACDNR